Proteins encoded by one window of Nicotiana tabacum cultivar K326 chromosome 10, ASM71507v2, whole genome shotgun sequence:
- the LOC107779265 gene encoding protein JASON: protein MLWSRLPSEEELNYPKNRDIVGVFRALVVAAMGCLFGCFRIKDGSLSPAPCSDPKSHLVSQSTSTKEPVVSRNRSPLSSLFISEEKGEDNDLHQTEMDKQETGTPKSELDAKELRDQAKFLKACGTLPETPAELRKGLVKRKDLSTSTGDVEPLKFKSWLSDMAVQELNLNLPPEDPITPSKSNGLEKHSGSLARSPSSCMMDGHSSQNLSKSSIHGNGSSNTPASIEVNANQTHKYTASEITPTFAPSAQYMNKSVRFDCESDLSAVSCKSSSSTLDSQNSKQPGNSYALKNSPYPTPLKLSDEMQTPGTVFPAYLDNIANGKTARIRSQFVYPVLNPVYGASQLKELSDEDSYSILDSNSILLSSNMTESGDCPNEASFSSEQGMSGLKEATADKDFKVEASLSSWLKPSSINQDEGKQHNGSVYGDNVHYGRTPGDRPILGLVAAHWKDDENSHISPKKWWDGNGIPNSTNKYKEDQKVSWHATPFEERLEKALSQETSISQRKQFSGTTPITFNETEESDTAHSQVH from the exons ATGTTATGGTCAAGGTTACCTTCCGAAGAAGAACTTAATTATCCGAAAAATCGCGATATCGTTGGAGTGTTTAGGGCACTGGTTGTCGCCGCCATGGGATGTTTATTCGGTTGTTTTCGTATCAAGGATGGTTCTCTTTCTCCTGCTCCTTGCTCCGATCCTAAATCTCACCTCGTCTCCCAGTCTACATCTACTAAG GAACCTGTCGTGTCTCGCAACAGGAGTCCATTATCTTCACTATTTATTTCTGAAG AAAAAGGCGAGGATAATGATTTGCACCAAACAGAAATGGATAAGCAAGAAACAGGAACACCTAAGTCTGAGTTGGATGCGAAAGAGCTCAGGGATCAG GCCAAGTTTCTTAAAGCTTGTGGAACCTTACCTGAGACTCCTGCTGAACTTCGAAAAGGCTTGGTGAAACGCAAAGATCTATCAACTTCAACAGGAGATGTTGAACCTTTAAAATTCAAGTCTTGGCTCTCTGATATGGCTGTTCAAGAGCTCAACCTGAATTTGCCACCTGAGGACCCTATTACACCTAGTAAAAGCAATGGACTGGAAAAACATTCTGGTTCCTTGGCACGTTCACCAAGCAG CTGCATGATGGATGGACACAGTAGTCAAAATTTGTCGAAAAGCTCTATTCATGGTAATGGGTCTTCTAACACTCCGGCATCCATTGAGGTTAATGCTAATCAGACTCATAAATACACAGCTTCAGAAATTACACCAACATTTGCTCCCAGTGCCCAATACATGAACAAATCTGTTCGTTTTGACTGTGAGTCCGATCTATCTGCAGTATCATGCAAAAGTTCTTCATCGACACTTGACAGTCAAAACTCAAAGCAGCCAGGCAATTCCTATGCATTGAAGAATTCTCCCTATCCAACCCCCCTAAAACTAAGTGATGAAATGCAAACACCTGGAACTGTTTTTCCAGCATATTTAGACAATATTGCAAATGGAAAAACTGCACGGATCAGGTCTCAGTTTGTTTATCCAGTGTTAAACCCTGTTTATGGCGCATCACAGTTGAAGGAATTGTCAGATGAAGATTCCTACTCCATTCtagactctaattccatattatTGTCTAGTAACATGACAGAATCTGGTGACTGTCCAAATGAAGCAAGCTTTTCGTCAGAACAAGGAATGTCTGGATTAAAAGAAGCTACAGCTGATAAAGATTTCAAGGTAGAAGCAAGCTTGTCTTCGTGGCTGAAAccatcttcaatcaatcaagatGAGGGTAAGCAGCATAATGGTTCAGTTTATGGTGACAATGTTCATTATGGCAGAACTCCTGGAGATAGGCCTATTCTTGGGTTAGTTGCTGCTCACTGGAAAGATGATGAAAATTCTCATATATCTCCCAAAAAATGGTGGGATGGAAACGGGATTCCTAATTCAACAAACAAGTATAAGGAG GATCAGAAAGTAAGTTGGCATGCAACGCCATTTGAAGAGAGACTGGAGAAGGCATTATCACAAGAAACTTCCATTTCACAAAG GAAGCAATTCAGTGGGACAACACCGATTACCTTTAATGAAACTGAGGAATCAGATACTGCTCACTCGCAAGTGCACTAA